From one Rhodoferax sp. PAMC 29310 genomic stretch:
- a CDS encoding VOC family protein, with translation MKTQIDHLVVVAKTLELGVQWCEATLGVTPGPGGEHAQFGTHNRLIKIATPAYPLAYLEIIAINPTASRPANAVGKRWFDMDDAALQAAVAKQPRLVHFVVNTDDMQAARIALKRQDIEPGLAVHASRHTRKGVLQWQVTVREDGQRLFNGALPSLIQWGKPDAEEPLRLHPRNSLPRSGISLQSIAVTHPTASKLQAAYDALGLTGIAVEEGPANLIATLKTPKGLVQLESQGV, from the coding sequence ATGAAAACACAAATAGATCATCTGGTTGTCGTGGCCAAAACCCTGGAGTTGGGTGTGCAATGGTGCGAAGCCACCCTAGGCGTCACCCCCGGTCCCGGCGGCGAGCATGCGCAGTTTGGCACGCACAACCGCCTCATCAAAATTGCCACGCCAGCCTACCCGCTGGCCTACCTGGAAATCATCGCCATCAATCCAACCGCCTCGCGCCCCGCCAATGCGGTTGGCAAGCGCTGGTTTGACATGGACGACGCGGCACTGCAGGCGGCCGTTGCCAAACAGCCGCGTCTGGTGCACTTCGTGGTCAATACCGACGACATGCAAGCGGCCCGAATAGCGCTGAAACGCCAAGACATCGAACCCGGTCTCGCGGTACACGCCAGCCGCCATACCCGCAAAGGGGTGCTGCAATGGCAAGTCACGGTGCGTGAAGACGGGCAACGCCTGTTTAATGGCGCACTGCCCAGCTTGATTCAATGGGGCAAGCCTGACGCGGAAGAGCCCTTGCGCCTGCACCCGCGCAACAGCCTGCCCCGTTCTGGTATCTCGCTGCAAAGCATTGCCGTGACCCACCCCACCGCGTCCAAACTGCAGGCTGCGTATGACGCACTGGGGCTCACCGGCATTGCCGTCGAAGAGGGTCCCGCCAACCTCATTGCCACGTTGAAGACCCCCAAAGGCTTGGTGCAACTGGAGAGCCAAGGGGTTTAA
- the ntrB gene encoding nitrate ABC transporter permease, translated as MVSAVFHSPLGPVAEGIAIPKENSSRVSTSREPAVTVATATPERTPFDWRALGMAVLPPLLGFALLVGVWALVSVGTSNSIPGPLPTFKQAVILFSDPFYSNGPNDQGVGWNILMSLQRVAVGFGLAALVGIPAGFVIGRFEFMSRMFNPLISLMRPVSPLAWLPIGLLVFKGADPAAIWTIFICSIWPMIINTAVGVQRVPQDYMNVARVLNLSEWKIVTKILFPSVLPYMLTGVRLAVGTAWLVIVAAEMLTGGVGIGFWVWDEWNNLNVTNIIVAIFVIGVVGLVLEHALIKLATAFTFEEVKS; from the coding sequence ATGGTTAGCGCCGTATTTCACTCGCCCCTAGGCCCCGTGGCCGAGGGCATTGCGATCCCCAAAGAAAACTCATCCCGCGTGAGCACTTCAAGAGAGCCCGCGGTCACTGTGGCAACCGCCACGCCGGAGCGCACACCCTTTGACTGGCGCGCCCTCGGCATGGCCGTGCTGCCGCCGCTGCTGGGCTTTGCCTTGCTGGTCGGGGTGTGGGCCCTGGTCAGCGTGGGAACGAGCAACAGCATCCCCGGACCCCTTCCAACCTTCAAGCAAGCGGTGATACTGTTCAGCGATCCGTTCTACAGCAACGGCCCCAACGACCAGGGCGTGGGCTGGAATATTTTGATGTCGCTGCAGCGCGTGGCGGTCGGGTTTGGGTTGGCGGCACTGGTTGGCATTCCCGCCGGCTTTGTGATTGGCCGCTTTGAATTCATGAGCCGCATGTTCAACCCGTTGATCAGTCTGATGCGCCCGGTCTCGCCACTGGCTTGGTTGCCCATTGGTTTGCTGGTGTTCAAGGGCGCGGACCCGGCCGCCATCTGGACCATCTTCATCTGCTCTATCTGGCCCATGATCATCAACACCGCCGTGGGCGTGCAACGCGTGCCACAGGACTACATGAACGTCGCCCGGGTGCTGAACCTGTCCGAGTGGAAGATCGTGACCAAAATCCTGTTTCCCTCCGTCTTGCCCTACATGCTGACAGGCGTGCGCCTGGCCGTGGGCACGGCCTGGCTGGTGATCGTTGCGGCTGAGATGCTGACTGGCGGCGTAGGCATTGGCTTCTGGGTCTGGGACGAGTGGAACAACCTCAATGTGACCAACATCATCGTGGCCATCTTTGTCATTGGCGTGGTTGGCCTGGTACTGGAACATGCACTGATCAAGCTCGCCACCGCCTTCACTTTTGAGGAAGTCAAATCATGA
- a CDS encoding efflux transporter outer membrane subunit, translated as MIKSPSRATPRALAPLAAALLLAGCSLMPTYERPAAPIESTWPEASVNPSTAGAPAAADLAWQTFFTDATLKELIQTALTNNRDLRVAVLNIEQARAQLGIRRADKLPTVNATATGSRAPTGSGGINSTYTAGFAVTAYELDFFDRVGSLKQQALAQYLATQEGSKTAQISLISTVAQTWLSLLSDEALLQLSRQTLTTRDDSLKLVQLRFKHGVVSELDLRLAESLQAAARVTLAQQERQRTLDENALVLLLGQSLPPAARAQLAGTNPTPLQFAVLPAGLPSDLLTRRPDIRQAEQQLVASNANIGAARAAFYPRISLTAGAGTASSDLGNLFKDGYWGFTVAPQLVLPIFDGGRNQANLDGAKAGREIAVAQYEKAIQSAFREVADALAANATLARQLRAQEAQLAAEAARHGLTDLRYQNGASSQLDWLDAQRSLFSAQQALVQTRLIYAQSQVALYKALGGGAPTMP; from the coding sequence ATGATTAAGTCCCCCTCACGCGCGACGCCCCGGGCATTGGCGCCCCTGGCGGCCGCCCTGCTGCTGGCCGGTTGCAGCCTGATGCCCACTTATGAGCGCCCGGCTGCGCCCATCGAATCAACATGGCCCGAGGCATCCGTCAACCCCAGCACGGCCGGCGCGCCCGCTGCGGCTGACTTGGCCTGGCAGACGTTTTTCACTGACGCCACCTTGAAGGAGCTGATTCAGACGGCACTCACGAACAACCGTGATCTGCGAGTGGCAGTGCTCAACATTGAACAAGCCCGCGCCCAACTCGGCATCCGCCGCGCGGATAAATTGCCAACGGTGAATGCAACGGCTACGGGCTCCCGCGCACCTACTGGCTCAGGCGGCATCAACAGCACCTACACCGCCGGCTTCGCCGTCACCGCCTACGAGCTGGACTTTTTTGACCGTGTCGGCAGCCTGAAACAGCAGGCGCTGGCCCAGTACCTGGCCACGCAAGAAGGCAGCAAGACGGCACAAATCAGCCTGATTTCCACCGTGGCGCAAACCTGGTTGAGCCTATTGAGCGACGAGGCCTTGCTTCAACTCTCGCGCCAGACCCTGACCACGCGCGACGACTCCCTCAAGCTGGTGCAGCTGCGCTTCAAACACGGTGTGGTGTCTGAGCTGGACCTGCGCCTGGCCGAGTCGCTGCAGGCTGCCGCCCGAGTCACCTTGGCGCAACAGGAGCGCCAACGCACGCTGGACGAAAACGCGCTGGTCTTGCTGTTGGGCCAATCCTTGCCGCCGGCCGCCCGCGCCCAATTGGCAGGTACCAACCCAACGCCCTTGCAATTTGCCGTATTGCCTGCGGGCTTGCCCTCGGACTTGCTGACGCGCAGGCCTGACATCCGCCAAGCGGAACAGCAACTGGTGGCCAGCAACGCCAATATTGGCGCGGCCCGCGCCGCCTTTTACCCACGCATTTCCCTGACTGCGGGCGCAGGCACCGCCAGCAGCGACCTTGGCAACTTGTTCAAGGACGGGTACTGGGGCTTCACCGTGGCGCCCCAGTTAGTGCTGCCGATTTTTGATGGTGGACGCAACCAGGCCAATCTGGACGGCGCCAAAGCGGGGCGAGAAATCGCCGTGGCGCAGTACGAGAAAGCCATTCAAAGTGCTTTTCGAGAGGTGGCCGATGCCTTGGCTGCCAACGCCACCCTCGCCCGCCAGTTGCGTGCCCAGGAAGCCCAGTTGGCCGCGGAAGCCGCTCGCCATGGCTTGACGGATCTGCGTTACCAAAATGGTGCGTCCAGTCAGCTGGATTGGCTGGATGCCCAGCGCTCGCTGTTCAGTGCGCAGCAGGCACTGGTGCAAACCCGGCTCATCTACGCCCAGAGTCAGGTCGCGCTGTACAAGGCACTGGGCGGCGGGGCACCCACCATGCCTTAA
- a CDS encoding ANTAR domain-containing response regulator, translating into MHESLRIVVVAPDLAVEDPADDHAISQAERSRSLRIGLLENGFNLVAVLPADVFLQERINQLQPDLIIVDAESEARDALEHVVMATRDARRPIVMFTNNNDTSQVRHAVASGVTAYIVAGLSSERIRPILDVAMARFQHEQALRQELADTKTELKDRKTIDRAKGLLMQRQNLNEQQAFDKLRKTAMDKGLKLADVAQRMLDVADLLA; encoded by the coding sequence ATGCATGAATCCTTAAGAATCGTTGTAGTGGCCCCCGATCTGGCGGTGGAAGATCCGGCAGACGACCATGCCATCAGCCAGGCGGAGCGGTCGCGCAGTCTTCGCATCGGCTTGCTGGAAAACGGCTTCAATCTGGTAGCGGTGCTGCCCGCCGATGTATTCCTGCAGGAGCGAATCAATCAGCTTCAGCCCGACCTGATCATTGTGGATGCCGAAAGCGAGGCCCGTGATGCGCTTGAGCATGTGGTCATGGCCACCCGGGACGCGCGACGCCCCATCGTGATGTTCACCAACAACAATGACACCTCCCAGGTGCGCCATGCTGTGGCATCCGGGGTTACGGCCTACATCGTCGCCGGGCTGTCCAGCGAACGCATTCGCCCCATTTTGGACGTCGCCATGGCCCGTTTCCAGCACGAGCAGGCTTTGCGTCAGGAGCTGGCCGACACCAAGACTGAACTCAAAGACCGCAAAACCATTGACCGCGCCAAAGGCCTGCTCATGCAGCGCCAAAACCTGAACGAACAGCAAGCTTTCGACAAGCTGCGCAAAACCGCCATGGACAAGGGACTGAAACTGGCCGACGTGGCCCAGCGCATGCTGGACGTGGCCGACCTGCTCGCCTGA
- a CDS encoding ABC transporter ATP-binding protein: protein MNEKLNTHFIEIAGVEQTFKTKKGPFCALRDIHLTVAKGEFVALIGHSGCGKSTLLNLIAGLTTPTQGTLLCANREIAGPGPERAVVFQNHSLLPWLTCFENIYLGVERVFGSGNRTGAVAESKAKLKERTDAALALVGLTPAAHKRPGEISGGMKQRVGIARALAMEPKVLLMDEPFGALDALTRAKLQDELLDIVARTHSTVVMVTHDVDEAVLLSDKIVMMTNGPAATIGEVLSVDLPRPRNRVALAGSAPYQHYRKAVIDFLYTRQAHVEKAA from the coding sequence ATGAACGAAAAACTGAACACCCATTTCATTGAAATCGCCGGAGTTGAGCAGACCTTCAAAACCAAAAAGGGCCCGTTTTGCGCCCTGCGCGACATTCACCTCACGGTGGCCAAAGGCGAGTTTGTGGCCTTGATCGGGCACTCCGGTTGCGGCAAGTCCACCTTGCTCAACCTCATTGCCGGGTTGACCACACCCACCCAAGGCACGCTCTTGTGCGCCAACCGCGAGATTGCCGGACCTGGCCCGGAGCGCGCGGTGGTGTTCCAGAACCACTCCTTGCTGCCTTGGCTCACCTGCTTTGAGAACATCTACCTGGGCGTGGAGCGCGTGTTCGGCTCCGGCAACCGCACTGGCGCCGTGGCTGAGAGCAAAGCGAAACTGAAAGAACGCACCGATGCCGCCCTGGCGCTGGTGGGCCTGACGCCAGCCGCGCACAAACGCCCTGGTGAAATTTCGGGTGGCATGAAGCAGCGGGTGGGCATTGCCCGGGCGCTGGCGATGGAGCCGAAAGTACTGCTCATGGACGAGCCTTTTGGTGCACTGGATGCACTCACTCGCGCCAAACTGCAAGATGAATTGCTGGACATCGTCGCCCGCACGCACAGCACCGTGGTCATGGTGACCCATGATGTGGACGAGGCCGTATTGCTGTCCGACAAGATCGTGATGATGACCAACGGCCCGGCCGCCACCATCGGGGAGGTGCTAAGCGTGGACCTGCCGCGCCCGCGCAATCGGGTGGCGCTAGCGGGCAGCGCGCCGTACCAGCACTACCGAAAGGCGGTCATCGATTTTCTGTACACCCGGCAAGCCCACGTCGAAAAGGCGGCCTGA
- a CDS encoding CmpA/NrtA family ABC transporter substrate-binding protein, producing the protein MTDLLANSLSRRTVLQSAAVGAIGISPALRSVVYAGGSDAPEKTEVKIGFIPLTDCASVVMASVLGFDKKYGVKIIPSKEASWAGVRDKLVNGELDFAHVLYGLVYGVHLGVSGPKKDMAVLMTLNNNGQGITLSKALADKGAVDLAGLVSLMKKEPREYTFAQTFPTGTHAMWLYYWLASAGVNPFKDVRCIVVPPPQMVANMRVGNMDGFSVGEPWNHRAIMDGIGVSAATSQDVWKDHPEKVLGTTSEFVKNNPNTARAVTMAILEASRWIDASLQNKLKMAETVAQKSYINTGVDAINQRILGRYQNGMGKTWDDPNHMKFFNDGAVNFPYLSDGMWFLTQHKRWGLLDAHPDYLKVAKEINQIDLYKQAASALKINVPKDVMRTSTLMDGVVWDGKDPKKYADSFKVKA; encoded by the coding sequence ATGACTGACTTACTCGCCAATTCACTGAGCCGACGGACTGTGCTGCAATCGGCCGCCGTGGGCGCCATCGGTATCAGCCCCGCGCTGCGCTCGGTGGTGTACGCCGGTGGCTCTGACGCGCCAGAAAAAACCGAGGTCAAGATTGGATTCATTCCCCTGACCGATTGCGCCAGCGTGGTGATGGCCTCCGTGCTGGGGTTTGACAAGAAATACGGCGTCAAGATCATTCCCAGCAAGGAAGCGTCTTGGGCGGGTGTGCGCGACAAGCTGGTCAATGGCGAACTGGACTTTGCCCACGTGCTTTACGGTCTGGTCTACGGCGTTCACCTGGGCGTGAGCGGGCCCAAAAAAGACATGGCCGTGCTGATGACGCTGAACAACAACGGCCAGGGCATCACCCTGTCCAAGGCCCTGGCCGACAAGGGCGCGGTCGATCTGGCGGGACTGGTGTCCCTGATGAAGAAAGAACCCCGCGAATACACCTTTGCCCAAACTTTCCCCACCGGCACCCACGCCATGTGGTTGTACTACTGGCTGGCCTCGGCCGGAGTGAACCCGTTCAAGGACGTGCGCTGCATTGTGGTGCCCCCGCCCCAAATGGTGGCGAATATGCGGGTCGGCAACATGGACGGCTTCAGCGTGGGTGAACCCTGGAACCACCGCGCCATCATGGACGGGATTGGTGTATCCGCTGCCACTTCGCAGGACGTCTGGAAAGACCACCCCGAGAAGGTGCTGGGCACCACGTCAGAGTTCGTCAAGAACAACCCCAACACCGCCCGCGCAGTCACCATGGCGATTCTGGAAGCCAGCCGCTGGATTGACGCCAGCCTTCAGAACAAGCTGAAGATGGCCGAAACCGTGGCGCAGAAGTCTTACATCAACACCGGGGTCGACGCCATCAACCAGCGCATTCTGGGCCGCTACCAAAACGGCATGGGCAAAACTTGGGACGACCCCAATCACATGAAATTCTTCAACGACGGCGCGGTGAACTTCCCCTATCTGTCAGACGGCATGTGGTTTCTAACCCAGCACAAGCGTTGGGGCTTGCTGGACGCCCACCCTGACTACCTCAAGGTGGCCAAGGAGATCAACCAGATTGACCTCTACAAGCAGGCCGCCTCAGCACTCAAGATCAACGTGCCCAAAGACGTGATGCGCACCTCCACCCTGATGGACGGCGTGGTATGGGATGGCAAGGACCCCAAAAAGTACGCCGACAGTTTCAAAGTCAAAGCCTGA
- a CDS encoding D-amino acid dehydrogenase: MRIIVLGSGLLGVSSAYYLSQQGHEVTVVDRQSSPAAETSFANGGQISVSHAEPWANPGAPIKLLQWLGKEDAPLLFRLRADMRQWMWGLQFLRECTPARTRHNIQQIVRLGTYSRDTLQQLRRDTGIEYDQRTQGILHFYTSQKEFDAALAPTEQMRELGCERNIVSADEAVRLEPTLGHIRPQLAGATYTAEDESGDANRFARELVKLCEANGVKFFMNHTITALREAGGQIDHVEATDNEGRFQRLYADSYVMAMGSFSPLYLKQLGIKLPIYPAKGYSVTMPVKDANMAHQVSLTDDEFKLVFSRLTPVNGDGTDRLRIAGTAEFNGYDRDLNRIRCEAIVRRVEQLFPGAGDATQASFWSGLRPATPSNVPLIGKSKLPNLFLNTGHGTLGWTHACGSGKSIARIVSGLTPEVDFAFTQG; the protein is encoded by the coding sequence ATGCGTATCATCGTTCTTGGCAGCGGGCTTCTTGGCGTCAGTTCAGCCTATTACCTCTCCCAACAGGGTCATGAAGTCACCGTGGTGGACCGCCAGTCCTCCCCGGCGGCGGAAACCAGTTTTGCCAACGGCGGGCAAATCTCGGTCAGCCATGCCGAGCCTTGGGCCAACCCCGGCGCGCCCATCAAGCTGCTGCAATGGCTGGGCAAAGAAGACGCGCCACTGCTGTTTCGCCTGCGGGCCGACATGCGCCAGTGGATGTGGGGATTGCAGTTTCTACGCGAGTGCACACCGGCGCGCACCCGCCACAACATTCAGCAAATCGTGCGCCTGGGCACTTACAGCCGCGACACATTGCAGCAACTGCGCCGCGACACGGGCATTGAGTACGACCAGCGCACGCAAGGTATTCTGCATTTTTACACCTCGCAAAAAGAGTTTGACGCCGCTCTGGCACCCACCGAGCAAATGCGCGAACTGGGGTGCGAGCGCAACATCGTGAGCGCCGACGAGGCCGTTCGTCTGGAGCCCACCCTGGGCCATATTCGCCCACAGTTGGCCGGTGCCACCTACACCGCCGAAGACGAGTCGGGTGACGCCAATCGCTTTGCCCGCGAGTTGGTCAAACTGTGCGAAGCCAATGGGGTGAAGTTTTTTATGAACCACACCATCACCGCCTTGCGCGAAGCGGGTGGACAGATTGACCACGTGGAGGCCACCGACAACGAGGGCCGCTTCCAGCGCCTGTACGCAGACTCATACGTGATGGCCATGGGGTCTTTCAGCCCGTTGTACCTGAAGCAGCTCGGCATCAAACTGCCTATTTATCCCGCCAAAGGCTATTCGGTCACCATGCCCGTGAAGGACGCCAACATGGCGCACCAGGTCAGCTTGACGGATGATGAATTCAAACTGGTTTTTTCACGCCTGACGCCGGTGAATGGCGACGGCACCGACCGCTTGCGCATTGCCGGCACGGCGGAGTTCAATGGCTATGACCGCGACCTGAACCGCATTCGCTGCGAAGCCATCGTCCGCCGGGTGGAGCAACTGTTCCCCGGAGCCGGCGACGCCACCCAAGCCAGTTTCTGGAGCGGCCTTCGCCCCGCTACACCCAGCAACGTGCCGCTGATCGGCAAAAGCAAGCTGCCCAACCTGTTCCTCAACACCGGCCACGGCACGCTGGGCTGGACGCACGCTTGTGGCTCCGGCAAATCCATTGCCCGCATCGTGAGTGGGTTGACGCCCGAAGTGGACTTTGCGTTTACCCAAGGCTGA
- a CDS encoding efflux RND transporter permease subunit yields the protein MAKFFIDRPIFAWVIALFVMVLGGVSITQLPISQYPPVAPPAIVVSAAYPGASAQTLEDSVLSVIEREMNGSPGLIYMESVAQANGSGTITLSFEPGTDANLAQVDVQNRLSRATPRLPSTVTQQGVRVDKSRGNFLQFVMLSGADASLDPVALGDFASRSVVPELQRIPGVGQVQLFGTERAMRVWIDPAKLLGFKLSAADVTTAIRAQNAQVSAGEIGSLPNVAGQGIAATVVVNGQLSNVEQFGKVVLRANADGSTVRLKDVARIELGAQAYATSARLNGQPATGIGIQLSPSGNALATAKAVRAKMQDLERFFPQGMSWNIPYDSSRFVDISIKQVAVTLLEAIGLVFLVMFLFLQNIRYTVIPTIVVPVALLGTFASLLAMGFSINVLTMFGMVLVIGIVVDDAIVVVENVERIMSEEGLSPREATHKAMGQISGAIVGVTVVLIAVFVPLAFFSGSVGNIYRQFAAVMGVSIAFSAFFALSLTPALCATLLKPVEAGHHHEKKGFFGWFNRGFTRTTKGYESGVAKLLPRAGRALVIYAAIVAAAVVVYMRLPTSFLPNEDQGTMLVNVQLPPGATQERTRAVMEQVEGFMLKQPEVQSMVGVLGFSFSGQGQNAALAFVTLKDWAERTAPGSSAEAIAGRAFGALMGIRDAFIFPLSPPPIPELGSSSGFSFRLQDRAGLGRDVLLASRNQLLGMAGKSKVLTGVRPDGLEDAPQLQLDIDRDKASALGVSFDAINSVISTALGSSYVNDFPNAGRLQRVVVQADAPARMQPDDLLKLNVLNNQGQTVPLSAFTRTSWVSGAMQTVRYNGYSAMRISGSAATGYSTGDAMAEMERFAAQLPRGMGFEWTGQSREEKLAGSQAIILYGFAILAVFLCLAALYESWTIPLSVILVVPLGVLGVLLATLLRSYSNDVYFQVGLITIIGLSAKNAILIIEFAKDLQAQGKSVVASALEAAHLRFRPIIMTSLAFTLGVLPLALATGAGSASQRAIGTGVIGGMITGTVLAVVFVPVFFVVVRSIFKGSERQRRFDAEHGQHAGVISHD from the coding sequence ATGGCTAAATTTTTCATTGACCGGCCCATCTTTGCGTGGGTGATTGCCCTGTTTGTGATGGTGCTGGGTGGTGTGTCCATCACCCAACTTCCCATCTCCCAGTACCCGCCGGTGGCGCCGCCCGCCATTGTGGTTTCCGCCGCCTACCCTGGTGCCTCCGCACAAACGCTGGAGGACAGCGTGCTCTCCGTGATTGAGCGCGAGATGAACGGCTCACCAGGTCTTATTTACATGGAGTCGGTGGCACAGGCCAATGGTTCCGGCACGATTACCCTGAGTTTCGAGCCCGGAACTGACGCCAACCTCGCTCAGGTGGATGTCCAGAACCGCCTTTCCCGCGCCACGCCCCGCCTGCCCTCTACCGTGACACAGCAAGGTGTTCGCGTGGACAAGTCACGCGGCAACTTCTTGCAGTTTGTGATGCTCTCCGGTGCGGACGCCTCCCTGGACCCAGTCGCCCTGGGCGACTTTGCCTCGCGCAGCGTGGTGCCTGAGTTGCAACGTATTCCCGGCGTCGGCCAAGTCCAGCTGTTTGGCACTGAGCGTGCCATGCGGGTGTGGATTGACCCCGCCAAATTGCTGGGTTTCAAGCTCTCCGCCGCTGATGTCACGACGGCCATCCGGGCGCAAAACGCTCAGGTCTCCGCCGGCGAAATCGGCAGTCTGCCCAACGTGGCCGGCCAGGGCATCGCGGCCACCGTGGTGGTGAACGGGCAACTGTCCAACGTCGAGCAGTTTGGCAAAGTGGTGCTGCGCGCCAATGCCGACGGCTCAACCGTGCGTCTGAAAGACGTGGCCCGGATCGAACTGGGCGCACAAGCCTATGCCACCTCAGCCCGCCTCAATGGCCAGCCGGCCACCGGCATCGGCATCCAACTCTCCCCCAGCGGCAACGCCCTGGCCACGGCCAAGGCTGTGCGCGCCAAGATGCAGGACCTAGAGCGATTTTTCCCGCAAGGCATGAGCTGGAACATCCCGTACGACAGTTCACGCTTTGTCGACATCTCGATCAAGCAAGTGGCTGTGACGCTGCTGGAGGCTATTGGCTTGGTGTTCCTGGTGATGTTCCTCTTTTTGCAGAACATTCGCTACACCGTGATTCCCACCATCGTGGTGCCTGTGGCGCTGTTGGGCACCTTTGCCTCGCTGCTGGCCATGGGCTTCTCCATCAACGTACTGACCATGTTCGGCATGGTGCTGGTGATTGGCATCGTGGTAGATGACGCCATTGTGGTGGTCGAAAACGTCGAACGCATCATGAGTGAGGAAGGTCTTTCGCCGCGCGAAGCCACCCACAAAGCCATGGGTCAGATTTCAGGCGCCATCGTTGGCGTGACCGTGGTGCTGATTGCCGTGTTTGTGCCGTTGGCGTTCTTCAGTGGCTCGGTGGGCAATATCTACCGCCAGTTTGCAGCCGTGATGGGCGTCTCCATTGCGTTCTCGGCCTTTTTTGCACTGTCACTCACGCCAGCGTTATGCGCCACTTTGCTCAAGCCCGTTGAGGCCGGCCACCACCACGAGAAAAAAGGCTTCTTCGGCTGGTTCAACCGTGGTTTCACCCGCACCACCAAAGGGTATGAGTCCGGCGTGGCCAAGTTGCTGCCGCGCGCGGGCCGTGCTTTGGTCATTTATGCGGCCATCGTCGCCGCTGCCGTGGTGGTTTATATGCGCCTGCCCACCTCGTTTCTGCCGAACGAAGATCAGGGCACCATGCTGGTGAATGTGCAACTGCCACCTGGCGCCACGCAAGAACGCACCCGGGCCGTGATGGAGCAGGTCGAAGGCTTCATGCTCAAACAACCTGAGGTCCAAAGCATGGTTGGCGTGCTGGGCTTCAGCTTTTCTGGCCAAGGCCAAAACGCAGCGCTGGCGTTTGTCACACTCAAGGACTGGGCCGAGCGCACTGCGCCCGGTAGCTCCGCCGAGGCCATTGCGGGCCGCGCTTTTGGCGCGCTGATGGGCATTCGCGATGCGTTCATCTTCCCACTGAGCCCACCGCCTATTCCCGAACTAGGGTCCTCATCAGGCTTTAGCTTCCGGCTGCAAGACCGCGCCGGCTTGGGCCGTGACGTGCTGCTGGCATCTCGCAACCAGTTGCTGGGCATGGCAGGCAAAAGCAAAGTACTGACCGGCGTTCGCCCGGACGGTCTGGAAGACGCGCCACAGTTGCAGCTTGACATTGACCGCGACAAAGCCAGCGCCCTGGGCGTGAGCTTTGATGCCATCAACAGCGTGATCTCAACTGCATTGGGTTCCAGTTATGTGAACGACTTTCCCAACGCCGGACGACTCCAGCGCGTGGTGGTGCAGGCCGATGCACCGGCCCGCATGCAACCCGACGACCTGCTCAAGCTGAATGTGCTCAACAACCAGGGGCAAACTGTGCCTTTGTCCGCCTTTACCCGCACCAGCTGGGTCAGTGGCGCCATGCAGACGGTGCGCTACAACGGCTATTCGGCCATGCGCATCAGCGGCAGCGCAGCCACCGGCTACAGCACGGGTGACGCCATGGCCGAGATGGAGCGCTTCGCCGCCCAGTTGCCACGAGGCATGGGGTTTGAATGGACGGGTCAGTCCCGCGAAGAAAAGCTGGCTGGCTCGCAAGCCATCATCTTGTACGGCTTTGCCATATTGGCGGTTTTCCTCTGCCTGGCGGCTTTGTATGAAAGCTGGACCATTCCTCTGTCGGTGATTCTGGTCGTGCCCTTGGGCGTGCTCGGTGTGTTGCTGGCCACCTTGCTGCGCAGTTACTCCAACGACGTTTACTTCCAGGTGGGCTTGATCACCATCATTGGTCTTTCAGCGAAGAATGCGATTTTGATCATCGAGTTCGCCAAAGACCTGCAGGCGCAAGGCAAGAGCGTGGTCGCCTCAGCCCTGGAAGCTGCGCATTTGCGCTTTCGCCCCATCATCATGACCTCTCTGGCGTTCACGCTGGGCGTGCTGCCACTGGCCTTGGCCACAGGCGCCGGCTCAGCCAGCCAGCGCGCCATTGGCACGGGTGTGATCGGCGGCATGATCACTGGCACTGTCTTGGCGGTGGTGTTTGTGCCCGTCTTCTTTGTGGTGGTGCGCAGTATTTTCAAAGGCAGTGAAAGGCAGCGGCGTTTTGACGCCGAACATGGCCAACACGCAGGAGTGATTTCTCATGATTAA